In the Flavisolibacter tropicus genome, one interval contains:
- a CDS encoding DUF3341 domain-containing protein, with translation MAIKKFVVGNFYDEQVLFPAVKAVRKQGYKIHDVYTPFPIHGLDTAMGLRDTSLHTAGFIYGITGTTTAFSFITWAFTTDWPLNIGGKPFFALPAWIPIMFELTVLFAAVGMVLTFCYLCQLAPFVRKDHFNLRSTDDTFTMAIELNERSNEDEIISFLQRTGAQEVSVQSKETGWWLGRYDQDNRLYENRPEVIA, from the coding sequence ATGGCTATAAAGAAATTTGTTGTAGGTAATTTTTATGACGAGCAGGTGTTGTTTCCTGCAGTCAAAGCTGTTCGGAAACAAGGCTATAAGATCCATGATGTTTACACGCCGTTTCCAATCCATGGCTTAGATACCGCAATGGGATTAAGAGATACAAGCCTACATACAGCTGGTTTTATCTACGGTATTACAGGTACAACAACAGCCTTTTCATTCATTACCTGGGCATTTACAACAGACTGGCCTTTAAATATTGGTGGTAAGCCTTTCTTCGCTTTACCAGCGTGGATTCCCATCATGTTTGAGTTAACGGTATTGTTTGCAGCAGTAGGTATGGTGTTGACATTCTGTTACCTATGCCAGTTAGCACCGTTTGTAAGGAAAGACCACTTCAATCTGCGTTCTACAGACGATACGTTTACAATGGCCATTGAGTTAAATGAAAGAAGCAATGAAGATGAGATCATCAGCTTCCTTCAGAGAACTGGAGCACAAGAAGTTTCAGTTCAATCAAAAGAAACCGGCTGGTGGTTAGGTCGTTACGATCAGGATAACCGTTTATACGAAAACAGACCGGAGGTCATTGCTTAA
- a CDS encoding delta-60 repeat domain-containing protein, producing the protein MKNQIKIVLRLLAVCSIVFCMHHTASSQTYIRNTDWNGNDTTVFGSGQKAVRCIITLENQPDPANNGKMIVVGDFAKYDGVYSPHIARLNADGSIDKTFGTTPLNLGGQPLLTVAEDPKGNLLIGGMFKEVNGQAIGGIARLTPNGNLDPSFTIGTGFGAVSGQTYPEVHKILIKNDPAKDVDDYGILVGGLFKSFNGVDTDGGVKGGLVQLNFNGTYNRSFKVTDDCCSGGGVRDMVFDNDGNIVAVGEFGVAGGVTTKRVARLLRNGGTATQPVIFDPTFKPLNAKVPNNAVNSVLVLPDNKIMIGGKFTAFLDFGPGGGGNPMPEVGSYLARLNANGTLDIPSIADPDPDFVPLGLTSPTLFSIFEPGVQVLKLDPMGRILVGGRFANPKGNLFRLDASGVLDGDFNINAGFNGPVLDFIFRDIVNKDGDVIARGELIATVGDFSSFDNVSKQQNVLELGNATVLATNMLKLNATKVNNTGVKLQWAGTSDILTYELQRSGNGSQFQTIATRSNSNGIIIYNDQSIQGYAILYYRLLAKGKAGEIHFSDVVKLSFTSAQASLQPLSATSLKLTYTGNALYGDKLIIQSIAADGKLIWQKQSPVRGNSINIVISLPVPMSNSFLLVRDEQGALLYKTYYMATSK; encoded by the coding sequence ATGAAAAACCAAATCAAAATAGTGTTGCGCTTGCTAGCGGTATGTTCTATTGTCTTTTGTATGCACCACACCGCTTCTTCCCAAACCTATATTAGAAATACAGATTGGAATGGAAATGATACAACGGTTTTCGGAAGTGGGCAAAAGGCAGTACGCTGTATCATAACCTTAGAAAACCAGCCCGACCCTGCCAACAATGGCAAAATGATCGTCGTAGGCGACTTTGCAAAGTATGATGGTGTATACAGTCCGCATATTGCACGTCTAAATGCCGATGGTTCCATCGATAAAACATTTGGCACCACACCTCTAAATCTGGGCGGCCAACCGTTGCTAACCGTCGCAGAAGATCCCAAAGGCAACCTGTTGATTGGCGGCATGTTTAAAGAGGTAAATGGACAAGCCATAGGTGGTATAGCCCGGTTGACCCCTAATGGTAACCTGGACCCCAGCTTTACTATAGGAACCGGCTTTGGGGCTGTTTCGGGTCAAACCTATCCGGAAGTACATAAAATCCTGATCAAAAATGACCCAGCTAAGGATGTGGATGATTATGGAATATTGGTGGGTGGCTTATTTAAGTCTTTTAACGGGGTGGATACCGATGGGGGTGTAAAAGGCGGATTGGTACAGCTGAACTTTAATGGCACCTACAACCGCAGCTTTAAAGTAACCGATGATTGTTGTAGTGGGGGCGGAGTGAGGGATATGGTTTTTGACAACGATGGCAATATTGTAGCGGTAGGGGAGTTTGGAGTAGCAGGCGGGGTAACCACAAAAAGAGTAGCCCGTTTACTTCGTAATGGCGGTACGGCTACGCAGCCAGTAATTTTTGATCCAACGTTCAAACCTCTCAATGCAAAAGTGCCAAACAATGCGGTGAACAGCGTGTTGGTACTACCCGACAATAAAATAATGATTGGTGGTAAGTTCACCGCCTTTTTAGACTTTGGGCCCGGTGGCGGTGGCAATCCAATGCCGGAGGTAGGAAGCTACTTGGCTCGCCTGAATGCCAACGGCACACTTGATATTCCCAGTATTGCTGATCCTGATCCTGATTTTGTACCGCTGGGGCTTACGTCGCCTACGCTGTTTAGCATTTTTGAGCCAGGGGTGCAGGTTTTAAAGTTAGATCCCATGGGGCGGATATTGGTAGGTGGCCGCTTTGCTAACCCTAAGGGGAATCTTTTCCGATTAGATGCCAGTGGTGTTTTAGATGGTGATTTTAATATTAATGCTGGCTTCAATGGGCCGGTTTTAGATTTTATCTTCCGTGATATTGTCAATAAGGACGGCGACGTGATTGCCCGGGGCGAGCTTATCGCAACAGTTGGCGATTTTAGCAGCTTTGATAATGTTAGCAAACAGCAGAATGTCCTGGAATTAGGAAATGCTACTGTATTGGCTACCAACATGTTAAAACTCAATGCTACTAAGGTCAATAATACCGGGGTAAAACTGCAATGGGCAGGAACCAGCGATATACTAACCTATGAATTACAGCGCTCCGGCAATGGTTCCCAGTTTCAAACAATAGCTACCCGTTCTAATTCTAATGGTATAATAATATATAACGACCAGTCCATACAAGGCTATGCTATCTTATACTACCGGTTACTGGCCAAAGGGAAGGCGGGGGAGATTCATTTTTCAGATGTGGTGAAACTGTCCTTTACCTCAGCGCAAGCCAGCTTACAGCCGCTTTCAGCTACCTCTTTGAAGCTAACTTATACAGGCAATGCCCTTTACGGCGATAAATTAATTATACAATCCATTGCTGCAGATGGAAAGCTGATCTGGCAAAAGCAATCCCCGGTAAGAGGTAATTCTATTAATATAGTGATCTCGCTGCCGGTGCCAATGTCAAATAGTTTCCTTTTAGTAAGAGATGAGCAAGGCGCCCTGCTGTATAAAACGTACTACATGGCAACATCCAAATAG
- the nrfD gene encoding NrfD/PsrC family molybdoenzyme membrane anchor subunit — MALLKYESQVRPPLVVGNKDYHQVTEDICRPVEAKPSKLWWIGFIISVGLLLFGVLSVTVEVIYGTGQWNLNKTIGWGWDITNFVWWVGIGHAGTLISAILLLFRQGWRTGVNRAAEAMTIFAVMCAGQFPIFHMGRVWNAFFVLPYPNTRGPLWVNFDSPLLWDVFAISTYFTVSLLFWYAGLLPDLATLRDRAREKWRKAFYGVAAFGWTGSTKHWQRHEALSLVLAGLSTPLVLSVHTIVSFDFATSVIPGWHTTIFPPYFVAGAVFSGFAMVQTLLLITRKVLNLEEYITIEHIEVMNKVIVLTGSIVGIAYLTELFMAWYSGVKYEWFAFAENRANVFSPYGWSYWLMMGCNVISPQIFWFKKMRRNILVTFFMSILVNVGMWFERFVIIVTSLYRDYLPSSWSTYYTPTIWEIGFYMGTFGLFFTCYFLFSKFFPVIAIAEIKHILKKNGDSYKEKMDVVERENVDEFAHAQAH; from the coding sequence ATGGCATTACTTAAGTACGAATCGCAGGTAAGACCACCACTTGTAGTCGGTAACAAAGACTACCATCAGGTTACGGAAGATATTTGTCGTCCTGTAGAAGCAAAACCATCAAAGCTTTGGTGGATTGGATTTATCATCTCCGTTGGCTTGTTATTATTCGGTGTGCTTTCAGTTACAGTGGAAGTGATTTATGGTACTGGTCAGTGGAACCTGAACAAAACCATCGGTTGGGGTTGGGATATCACCAACTTCGTTTGGTGGGTTGGTATTGGTCACGCGGGAACGCTGATCTCCGCCATCTTGTTATTGTTCCGTCAAGGCTGGCGTACTGGTGTAAACCGTGCGGCTGAAGCGATGACTATCTTCGCGGTAATGTGCGCAGGTCAGTTCCCGATCTTCCACATGGGTCGCGTATGGAATGCCTTCTTCGTATTGCCTTATCCAAATACCCGTGGTCCGCTGTGGGTAAACTTTGACTCTCCATTGTTGTGGGACGTATTTGCGATCTCTACTTACTTCACCGTATCATTATTATTCTGGTATGCTGGTTTGTTACCAGATCTGGCCACTTTACGTGATCGTGCAAGAGAAAAATGGAGAAAAGCATTTTATGGTGTTGCCGCTTTTGGTTGGACAGGTTCTACCAAGCACTGGCAGCGTCACGAAGCTTTATCACTGGTACTAGCTGGTTTGTCTACACCACTGGTATTATCTGTACACACAATCGTATCCTTTGACTTCGCCACTTCAGTAATCCCGGGATGGCACACTACCATCTTCCCTCCTTACTTCGTTGCGGGTGCGGTATTCTCTGGATTTGCGATGGTGCAAACCCTGTTGTTGATCACACGTAAAGTGCTGAATCTAGAAGAGTACATCACCATTGAGCACATCGAAGTAATGAACAAGGTAATTGTATTGACAGGTTCTATCGTAGGTATTGCTTATTTGACGGAGTTATTCATGGCCTGGTATTCAGGTGTAAAATATGAGTGGTTTGCCTTTGCTGAAAACCGTGCTAACGTGTTTAGCCCATACGGTTGGAGCTACTGGTTGATGATGGGTTGTAACGTAATTTCTCCGCAGATCTTCTGGTTTAAGAAAATGCGTCGTAATATCCTGGTAACATTCTTTATGTCTATCCTGGTGAACGTGGGTATGTGGTTTGAGCGTTTTGTGATCATCGTTACTTCTTTGTACCGCGACTATCTGCCTTCTAGCTGGAGTACGTATTATACACCAACTATTTGGGAGATTGGTTTCTACATGGGAACCTTCGGTTTGTTCTTCACTTGCTACTTCCTGTTCTCTAAATTCTTCCCTGTAATTGCTATTGCAGAGATCAAGCATATCTTGAAAAAGAATGGTGATAGTTATAAAGAGAAGATGGACGTAGTAGAGAGAGAGAATGTAGACGAGTTCGCACACGCACAAGCGCACTAA
- a CDS encoding phosphoribosylglycinamide formyltransferase, producing the protein MWKRLQHKWNVRPVQLFWILCVFALTGTLTAFISKSITGWLGFSASTHWSWKILVRLLVLILGYQLILLSIAFALGQFPFFWRYEKKILQRLRIMRTEQELNVNRESGVEKYRIAIFASGTGTNAHKIIQHFKTHPTIEVALIVCNKPGAGVLSIAENEGIPTLLIEKEPFFRGDGYVPELQNAGIQFIVLAGFLWKIPQSLIEAYRLHIINIHPALLPKYGGKGMYGAFVHTAVLAAGEKESGITIHFVDEHYDHGDVIFQATCLVEPGDTPESLASRIHQLEHQHFPLIVEQVILAAQQETATK; encoded by the coding sequence ATGTGGAAGCGGTTACAGCATAAATGGAACGTTCGTCCCGTTCAATTGTTCTGGATTCTTTGCGTTTTTGCCCTCACCGGCACCCTAACTGCCTTTATATCAAAAAGTATTACCGGCTGGCTTGGATTTTCGGCTTCTACACACTGGAGCTGGAAAATCCTCGTACGTTTGCTGGTTCTTATACTTGGCTATCAGCTCATCTTATTAAGTATAGCTTTTGCCCTGGGCCAGTTTCCCTTTTTCTGGCGGTATGAAAAGAAAATATTGCAAAGACTGAGAATTATGAGAACAGAACAAGAGTTAAACGTGAATCGGGAATCGGGAGTCGAGAAATATCGAATTGCGATTTTTGCCTCTGGTACAGGTACCAATGCCCATAAAATTATCCAGCACTTTAAAACGCATCCTACTATTGAAGTAGCATTGATTGTGTGCAACAAGCCAGGAGCTGGCGTTCTTTCTATTGCTGAAAATGAAGGCATACCTACCTTATTAATAGAGAAAGAACCCTTTTTCAGGGGCGACGGGTATGTTCCCGAACTGCAAAATGCTGGTATTCAATTCATTGTATTAGCCGGGTTCCTTTGGAAGATTCCACAAAGCCTGATAGAAGCCTATCGTCTACATATTATTAATATACATCCTGCTCTATTGCCCAAGTATGGCGGTAAGGGTATGTATGGCGCCTTTGTACACACGGCAGTCCTTGCCGCTGGTGAAAAGGAATCGGGGATCACCATTCATTTTGTAGATGAGCATTATGACCATGGCGATGTGATTTTCCAAGCTACCTGCCTGGTAGAGCCTGGCGATACACCAGAATCGCTGGCCAGCCGTATTCATCAGTTGGAGCACCAACATTTTCCCCTGATTGTAGAACAGGTTATCCTGGCTGCCCAACAGGAAACGGCTACTAAATAA
- a CDS encoding c-type cytochrome, protein MILIKSFAQKVLLLGFLFFSYISLNAQEGKQLFQSHCQTCHSLDKNLTGPALRGFLERGPWADKANLYAWIHNPAGFMAKDPYTQGLKQQFGVIMQAFPDLTTQQIDAIADYVATAPPPGGDKTTTTTTGAPAEDNSGRNAIIFGVISIVLAIVALILMQVNNNLKKLSDDKEGILRPEPVPFWRNKVYIALLALVFFIVGGYFVGKGAINLGRQQSYQPDQPIHYSHKVHAGINQINCLYCHGNAWESKHAAIPSLNICMNCHKAITTYEKGPKLYDEEGKEINGTAEIQKLHQYAGYEPGKPWDPSKAKPIEWVKIHNLPDHVFFSHAQHVNAGKVACQTCHGNIQEMDVVSQQAELSMGWCINCHRQTKVNFFNGKDSSGNKFYSIYEKFHNDIASGKMDSVTVKDIGGLECVKCHY, encoded by the coding sequence ATGATTTTGATTAAGTCTTTCGCACAAAAAGTACTACTGCTCGGTTTTCTTTTCTTCTCATACATTTCTTTAAATGCACAAGAAGGTAAGCAGCTTTTTCAATCGCATTGCCAAACCTGCCACTCGTTAGATAAAAATTTAACAGGTCCGGCTCTGCGCGGATTTTTGGAAAGAGGTCCTTGGGCTGACAAAGCAAATCTTTATGCATGGATTCACAATCCGGCTGGTTTCATGGCTAAAGATCCTTATACACAAGGCTTGAAGCAACAGTTTGGTGTGATCATGCAGGCCTTCCCGGATTTAACAACACAGCAGATCGATGCTATTGCCGATTATGTTGCTACTGCACCTCCTCCAGGTGGTGATAAAACAACAACAACTACTACAGGTGCGCCTGCAGAAGACAACTCTGGTCGTAACGCCATCATCTTTGGTGTTATCTCTATAGTATTGGCCATCGTTGCGCTGATCTTAATGCAGGTTAACAACAACCTGAAGAAATTATCTGATGATAAAGAAGGTATCCTGCGCCCTGAGCCAGTTCCTTTCTGGCGTAATAAAGTATACATCGCTTTGTTAGCGTTAGTATTCTTTATCGTAGGTGGTTACTTTGTAGGTAAGGGTGCTATCAACCTGGGCCGTCAACAAAGCTACCAGCCAGACCAACCTATTCACTATTCTCATAAAGTGCATGCCGGTATCAACCAGATCAACTGTTTGTATTGTCATGGTAACGCTTGGGAAAGCAAACACGCTGCCATTCCTTCTCTGAATATTTGTATGAACTGTCATAAGGCGATCACTACTTATGAAAAAGGTCCAAAGCTTTATGATGAAGAGGGTAAAGAAATTAATGGTACAGCCGAAATCCAAAAGCTGCATCAATATGCAGGTTACGAGCCTGGTAAACCTTGGGATCCTTCTAAGGCAAAACCAATCGAGTGGGTTAAAATCCACAACCTGCCTGACCACGTATTTTTCAGCCACGCACAACACGTAAATGCAGGTAAAGTAGCTTGTCAAACTTGTCATGGTAACATTCAGGAAATGGATGTTGTGTCTCAACAAGCTGAATTAAGCATGGGCTGGTGTATCAACTGTCACCGTCAAACCAAAGTAAACTTCTTTAACGGTAAAGACAGCTCTGGCAACAAGTTCTACAGCATTTATGAAAAATTCCATAACGATATCGCTAGCGGTAAAATGGATAGCGTAACAGTAAAAGATATCGGTGGTTTAGAGTGCGTAAAGTGTCACTATTAA
- a CDS encoding TAT-variant-translocated molybdopterin oxidoreductase yields the protein MSNKKYWQNFAELNDNERYQKLQKDEFKEELPFEDSDGKGWLDAKAPRRDFLKYLGFSTAAATLASCEMPVRKAIPYTNKPENVAPGVAKYYATTFVQDGEVVPALAKVRDGRPIKIEGNDLSSLTKGGTSSRMQASVLDLYDTNRTRHPKRKNGNRLEEVATFEALDSQIANALAGLGGAPVVLLTSTIVSPSTRQIVTDFLAKYPGSRHVQYDAVSYSGMLLANEATFGKRALPSYQFDRAKVIVSLGADFLGTWISPVEFARQYSYGRKINEKNPTMSKHYQVESFLSMTGSSADERFVHRPSETGAVAMALLSALGGTAPAANFADAKLKAGIQKIANDLKANTGAALVVCGSNDPNVQTVVNAINSAIGAFGSTINWGAPLNTKQAIDTDMVTLVNDMNAGRVGALLMYDVNPAYDYHTAQQFIDGLKKVKLSVSFNEKMDETTELVNYIVPTHHYLESWGDAETKPGFVSFIQPTINPLFKTRPFQTSLLKWSGNNTDYDTYFRQYWTGKLGGEMAFEKALQDGIIEGGARPMTSPIGNATDSTAQTAPTTTGFSGGVYNGGGLAAAVTALSSAKKGGKTELVIYQNVAMASGKQSGNPWLLELPDPVTRADWDNYAMISVSKAKELGIELDTDYEYYMDKPVIKITANGKDVELPVLVIPGMEKDTIAVAVGYGRNEAFGKASFEVGKNVYGFAHFNGRTVDYFTDVTISEKPIRKEKVAQMQIHNSYEKRFEVVREMSMGTFKKYPNEIKEWREELHKASAPQSGDFVKDGTLFGQHSQPGLKWGMSIDMNSCIGCHACVVACHTENNVPVVGKSEVLRYHDMHWLRIDRYFVTDDNNTDDLKAVVFQPMLCQHCDNAPCENVCPVAATPHSSEGMNMMTYNRCIGTRYCANNCPYKVRRFNWADYTGADSFPNNQDQKLVGKLDPAVFQMNDDLTRMVLNPDVTVRSRGVMEKCSFCVQRTQEGKLKAKMQNRPLQDGDVTSACAQACPTDAIVFGNVHDPNSKVSKLRKENEQRLYYVIEQIHTLPNVNYMAKVRNTDEVEEKGNEHGAEHASQSKEAQPAGEHAAETH from the coding sequence ATGAGTAATAAAAAGTATTGGCAAAATTTCGCTGAGCTGAATGACAACGAACGTTATCAAAAGCTGCAGAAAGATGAATTCAAAGAAGAATTGCCTTTTGAGGATAGTGATGGAAAAGGGTGGTTGGATGCAAAGGCTCCAAGAAGAGATTTCTTGAAATATTTAGGCTTCAGTACTGCTGCAGCTACATTGGCTTCTTGTGAAATGCCTGTACGCAAGGCCATTCCTTATACCAATAAGCCAGAAAATGTAGCTCCTGGTGTGGCCAAATACTACGCTACCACGTTTGTACAAGACGGTGAAGTAGTTCCCGCTTTGGCAAAAGTGAGAGATGGCCGTCCTATTAAAATAGAAGGTAACGACTTGTCCTCGCTAACAAAAGGCGGTACGTCTTCACGTATGCAGGCTTCTGTTCTGGACTTGTACGATACAAACCGCACGCGTCATCCAAAACGCAAGAACGGTAACCGCTTGGAAGAAGTGGCTACATTCGAAGCATTGGATAGTCAAATTGCTAACGCATTGGCTGGTTTAGGCGGCGCACCTGTTGTGTTGTTGACCAGTACCATTGTTTCTCCTTCTACTCGTCAGATTGTTACTGACTTTTTAGCTAAATACCCAGGTAGCCGTCACGTACAATACGATGCGGTTTCTTATAGCGGTATGCTGTTAGCCAATGAAGCTACATTTGGCAAAAGAGCATTACCATCTTACCAGTTCGACAGAGCGAAAGTAATTGTGAGCTTAGGTGCTGACTTCTTAGGTACCTGGATCAGCCCGGTAGAATTTGCCCGTCAGTATTCTTATGGTCGTAAGATCAATGAGAAGAACCCAACCATGAGCAAACACTACCAGGTAGAAAGCTTTTTAAGCATGACGGGTTCAAGCGCTGATGAACGCTTTGTACACCGCCCATCTGAAACAGGTGCTGTTGCTATGGCCTTGTTAAGTGCATTAGGTGGCACTGCTCCTGCTGCAAACTTTGCAGATGCGAAGCTGAAAGCTGGTATTCAGAAAATTGCTAACGACTTAAAAGCAAATACTGGTGCGGCATTGGTAGTGTGCGGAAGCAACGATCCAAACGTACAAACAGTAGTAAACGCTATCAATAGTGCTATTGGTGCCTTTGGTTCTACTATTAACTGGGGTGCTCCATTAAACACGAAGCAGGCTATCGATACCGACATGGTAACGTTGGTAAACGATATGAACGCGGGTCGTGTAGGTGCTTTGTTGATGTACGATGTAAACCCTGCGTATGATTACCATACAGCGCAGCAGTTTATCGATGGATTGAAGAAAGTAAAACTGTCTGTTTCCTTCAACGAAAAGATGGATGAAACAACAGAACTGGTTAACTATATCGTTCCAACACACCATTACTTAGAGTCTTGGGGTGATGCAGAAACTAAGCCAGGCTTTGTTTCTTTCATTCAGCCAACCATCAATCCTTTATTTAAAACACGTCCGTTCCAAACTTCATTATTGAAATGGAGCGGTAACAATACAGATTACGATACCTATTTCCGTCAATACTGGACTGGAAAGTTAGGTGGTGAGATGGCATTTGAAAAAGCATTGCAAGATGGTATCATCGAAGGCGGTGCTCGTCCAATGACTTCTCCTATAGGTAATGCAACTGATTCAACGGCACAAACAGCTCCTACTACAACTGGCTTTAGCGGTGGTGTTTATAATGGTGGCGGTTTAGCTGCAGCTGTTACAGCATTGTCTTCTGCTAAAAAAGGCGGTAAAACAGAATTAGTTATCTACCAGAATGTGGCCATGGCTAGCGGTAAACAATCCGGTAACCCGTGGTTGTTAGAGTTGCCAGATCCGGTAACACGTGCTGACTGGGATAACTATGCCATGATCTCTGTTTCTAAAGCAAAAGAGTTAGGCATTGAGCTGGATACGGATTACGAATACTACATGGATAAGCCGGTTATTAAAATAACCGCTAATGGTAAAGATGTAGAACTTCCAGTACTGGTAATTCCAGGTATGGAAAAAGATACCATTGCTGTCGCTGTAGGTTATGGCCGTAACGAAGCATTTGGTAAAGCTTCTTTTGAAGTAGGTAAGAATGTTTATGGTTTTGCCCATTTCAATGGCAGAACAGTAGATTATTTCACTGATGTTACGATCTCTGAAAAGCCAATCCGTAAGGAGAAGGTAGCTCAGATGCAGATACACAACTCTTACGAGAAACGCTTTGAAGTTGTTCGCGAAATGTCAATGGGTACTTTCAAAAAATACCCTAACGAGATCAAAGAATGGCGCGAAGAATTGCATAAAGCCAGTGCACCGCAATCAGGTGACTTCGTTAAGGATGGTACACTGTTTGGCCAACACTCTCAGCCTGGACTGAAATGGGGTATGTCTATCGACATGAACTCTTGTATCGGTTGTCACGCTTGCGTAGTGGCTTGTCATACAGAAAACAACGTACCTGTTGTTGGTAAGAGCGAAGTATTGCGTTACCACGATATGCACTGGTTGCGTATTGACCGCTACTTTGTAACCGATGACAACAATACTGACGACTTAAAAGCAGTGGTATTCCAACCAATGTTGTGTCAGCATTGCGATAACGCTCCTTGCGAAAACGTTTGTCCGGTAGCCGCTACACCACACAGCAGCGAGGGTATGAACATGATGACCTACAACCGTTGTATTGGTACTCGTTATTGCGCAAACAACTGTCCTTATAAAGTTCGTCGTTTCAACTGGGCTGATTATACTGGTGCTGATAGCTTCCCGAACAACCAAGACCAAAAACTGGTAGGTAAGTTGGATCCGGCTGTATTCCAGATGAATGATGACCTGACTCGTATGGTATTGAACCCAGACGTTACGGTTCGTAGCCGTGGTGTAATGGAAAAATGTTCATTCTGCGTTCAACGTACGCAGGAAGGTAAGCTGAAAGCGAAAATGCAAAACCGTCCTTTACAAGATGGCGATGTTACTTCTGCTTGTGCACAGGCTTGTCCTACAGATGCTATCGTATTTGGTAACGTACATGATCCAAATAGTAAAGTATCTAAGTTGCGTAAAGAAAACGAGCAGCGTTTGTATTACGTAATTGAGCAGATCCACACGCTGCCAAACGTAAACTACATGGCTAAGGTTCGCAACACTGATGAAGTTGAGGAAAAAGGAAATGAGCACGGAGCTGAACATGCTTCTCAGTCTAAAGAAGCACAACCAGCCGGTGAGCACGCAGCTGAAACACATTAA
- a CDS encoding c-type cytochrome: MKKLLAITGFLALGAGLISCGGANGKDQGRAYMPDMWYSRAYETYDYNNKPEDHDLKSRDVFYNATPVAGTIARGDAFNFPIAAGDSGYAQAASYASPIASMKITPAQMKEAERLYLINCAICHGSALDGNGPLWKGGDGPYPAAPRNLKDDYTKKLADGQIYHVITYGKGQMGSYASQVHPDQRWWIVSYIRSKQGGGATTATTDSTAKTAAAPTSATADTTKKSK; encoded by the coding sequence ATGAAGAAATTATTAGCAATAACAGGTTTTTTAGCATTAGGCGCAGGACTTATTAGCTGTGGTGGTGCAAATGGTAAAGACCAGGGTAGAGCATACATGCCGGATATGTGGTATAGCCGTGCCTATGAAACGTATGACTATAATAATAAACCAGAAGATCATGATCTGAAAAGTCGTGATGTTTTTTATAACGCTACGCCAGTAGCAGGAACCATTGCAAGAGGCGATGCTTTCAACTTCCCTATTGCAGCGGGTGATAGTGGATATGCACAGGCAGCTTCTTATGCAAGCCCAATTGCATCTATGAAAATAACGCCTGCTCAAATGAAAGAAGCAGAACGCTTATACTTGATCAATTGTGCTATCTGTCATGGTTCGGCCCTTGATGGTAATGGTCCTTTATGGAAAGGTGGTGATGGCCCTTATCCAGCTGCTCCACGTAACCTGAAAGATGATTACACAAAGAAATTGGCTGATGGTCAGATCTACCATGTAATTACATATGGTAAAGGCCAAATGGGTAGTTACGCTTCACAGGTACATCCTGATCAGCGCTGGTGGATTGTTTCTTATATCAGAAGCAAACAAGGTGGTGGTGCTACTACAGCAACTACAGATTCAACAGCTAAAACTGCTGCAGCGCCCACTAGCGCAACAGCGGATACAACTAAAAAATCTAAATAA